In Saccharomonospora marina XMU15, one genomic interval encodes:
- a CDS encoding PaaI family thioesterase: protein MSKPAQSWPPVDTEPAVPHPDAPAPGSKLGVHYAHCFGCGDEVESGLHIQSTVAEGAVVTSQFTVLDEHQGAPGLAHGGLLACAFDEALGTAVGNLLRKPAVTGKLETDFRRPVPVGSVLHIVAKLDGVAGRKIYVSANGHLNAEDGPIAVQARALFVTVGVGHFTAHGDSDALQKFREARLRSGHQDWDINP from the coding sequence GTGAGCAAACCCGCACAGAGCTGGCCACCGGTCGATACGGAACCGGCCGTGCCGCACCCCGACGCGCCCGCACCGGGCAGCAAGCTGGGAGTGCACTACGCCCACTGCTTCGGTTGCGGCGACGAGGTCGAGTCCGGCCTGCACATCCAGTCGACCGTTGCTGAAGGCGCCGTCGTCACCTCGCAGTTCACGGTGTTGGACGAACATCAGGGCGCGCCAGGGCTCGCCCACGGCGGCCTGCTGGCATGCGCGTTCGACGAGGCGCTCGGCACCGCCGTCGGCAACCTGCTCCGCAAGCCCGCGGTGACCGGCAAGCTGGAAACCGACTTCCGCCGTCCGGTTCCGGTCGGTTCGGTGCTGCACATCGTGGCCAAGCTCGACGGCGTGGCGGGCAGAAAGATCTACGTGAGCGCCAACGGGCATCTCAACGCCGAGGACGGCCCCATCGCCGTCCAGGCGAGGGCGTTGTTCGTCACCGTCGGGGTCGGGCACTTCACCGCGCACGGCGACTCCGACGCGCTGCAGAAGTTCCGTGAGGCGCGCCTGCGGAGCGGGCATCAGGACTGGGACATCAATCCCTGA
- a CDS encoding metallophosphoesterase, translated as MFFFVAIGVLAVVHLYLWKRLVLDTTRAGTPARRVATAVLATLALLMVAALALGTRVDPDIARWFTWPGYLWLAIFFYLVLTLLVLELPRLALVPWTRKLPASADSGPASVDADPASVSRRVALARGAAAVAGLTAASLVGYGTTVALGPPTITRVPITLRRLDPRAAGCRIALISDLHLGPILGRSFTERIVDLVNAERPDVVALAGDLVDGDVADLADAAAPLARLRSSYGTFYVTGNHEYYVGYRQWVEYVPSLGIRPLRNERVEISHNGGVFDLAGINDATGYQWQDAGDVGEAVAGRDPSRAVVLVAHQPVDVRHAVRHDVDLMLAGHTHGGQLSPFELIVNLQQGAVAGFYQVAGTKLYVTRGAGFWGPPVRVGAPPDITVVELRPA; from the coding sequence ATGTTCTTCTTCGTGGCGATCGGCGTGCTTGCCGTCGTCCACCTCTACCTCTGGAAACGCCTCGTCCTCGACACCACCCGCGCGGGCACACCCGCCCGCCGGGTCGCCACGGCGGTACTGGCGACGCTGGCGTTGCTGATGGTGGCGGCGCTGGCTCTCGGAACCCGGGTGGACCCCGACATCGCGCGGTGGTTCACCTGGCCCGGCTACCTGTGGCTGGCGATCTTCTTCTACCTGGTGCTGACCCTGCTGGTGCTGGAACTGCCCAGGTTGGCGCTGGTGCCCTGGACGCGGAAGCTGCCCGCATCGGCTGACAGCGGGCCCGCTTCGGTTGACGCCGATCCCGCCTCGGTGAGCAGGCGGGTGGCGCTCGCGCGCGGTGCCGCGGCGGTCGCGGGTCTCACGGCCGCAAGCCTCGTCGGCTACGGCACCACGGTCGCGTTGGGCCCGCCCACCATCACAAGGGTTCCCATCACGCTGCGCAGGCTCGACCCACGGGCCGCCGGGTGCCGCATCGCGCTGATCAGCGACCTTCACCTCGGCCCGATCCTCGGCCGCTCGTTCACCGAACGCATCGTCGATCTCGTCAACGCCGAGCGGCCCGACGTGGTGGCGCTGGCGGGTGACCTGGTGGACGGTGACGTCGCCGACCTGGCCGACGCCGCCGCACCACTGGCCCGGTTGCGCAGCAGCTACGGCACCTTCTACGTGACCGGCAACCACGAGTACTACGTGGGCTACCGGCAATGGGTCGAGTACGTGCCCTCGCTGGGCATCCGCCCGCTGCGCAACGAGCGGGTCGAGATCAGCCACAACGGTGGCGTGTTCGACCTCGCGGGCATCAACGACGCCACGGGCTACCAGTGGCAGGACGCGGGCGATGTCGGCGAAGCCGTGGCCGGGCGCGACCCTTCCCGTGCCGTCGTGCTCGTGGCACACCAGCCGGTGGACGTGCGGCACGCGGTGCGACACGACGTCGACCTGATGCTCGCGGGCCACACCCACGGCGGCCAGCTGTCTCCGTTCGAACTGATCGTGAACCTGCAGCAGGGTGCGGTCGCCGGCTTCTACCAGGTAGCGGGCACCAAGCTGTACGTCACCCGTGGCGCGGGATTCTGGGGCCCGCCGGTGCGCGTCGGCGCGCCACCGGACATCACCGTCGTCGAGTTGCGGCCCGCGTAG
- a CDS encoding serine/threonine-protein kinase, translating to MVPQEQVVRPAWQAADEHQAQPTSVLATAAPVTESITPPTPAPEASGPAELPDPGTESVLPPSTSSGLGTGGGTGPDTGSGAFPGTSRRTGSRTSRRGRLGAGLVEVPQVPYRDPASAVLTNPAVSEEKRFCANCGAKVGRGRNGEPGQPEGSCPDCDTRFSFVPKLRPGELVGGQYEVLGALAYGGLGWIYLARDHNVSSRWVVLKGLINTGDTTAMAAAVNETRFLAEVEHPNIVKIYNFVQHPDPDTGNAVGYIVMEYVGGQSLRQLALAHHRETGRAEPLPIGQVIAYGLEILPALGYLHSQNLLYCDLKPDNVIQTHEQLKLIDLGAVRRMDDYSSPLFFTSGYSAPELPTRGASVASDLFTVGRTLAVLSFEFSGYTTKYKTTLPPADDVPLFKLFGSYYRFLRRATHADPDRRFLSAEDMADQLTGVLREIMALGTGKPRPGPSTVFGPETNTFGVDLAVPPPGEPVPLPDPHEVVTGLPIPQVYTDDPGAGVLASTLSVDPKTAIEALANAPRESIEVRLRIVRARIDLGELAEANRQLQAAQYLAIKTGYPHDWRIDWYRGLIELAGGRPRVAHVAFDAVYDELPGEIAPKLALAISAEAVGDYFNASRLYELVWRTDRSYVSAAFGLARVYLAQGARAGAIEVLESVPASSTHHVAAQVAAIKIKTQVSGSSDQAMIERDLLDAAGRLERLALDAERRTWLAAEVLEAAFAWLTSGRVAPRQGSRILGWELSERELRFGLERCYRALARLATRTEQRIELVDKANAIRPRTLT from the coding sequence GTGGTGCCGCAGGAACAGGTGGTGCGCCCCGCTTGGCAGGCAGCCGACGAGCACCAGGCACAGCCGACCAGCGTGCTCGCGACCGCCGCTCCGGTGACCGAGAGCATCACCCCACCCACGCCTGCTCCCGAAGCAAGCGGGCCTGCCGAGTTGCCGGACCCCGGCACCGAAAGCGTGTTGCCGCCCAGCACGAGCAGCGGTCTGGGCACCGGAGGCGGAACCGGGCCGGACACCGGTTCCGGTGCCTTCCCAGGAACCTCCCGGCGCACCGGCTCCCGCACGTCGCGGCGAGGCAGGCTGGGAGCAGGCCTGGTGGAGGTGCCGCAGGTTCCCTACCGTGACCCGGCTTCGGCGGTGCTGACCAACCCGGCCGTGTCGGAGGAGAAGCGTTTCTGCGCGAACTGCGGCGCGAAGGTGGGCAGGGGTCGAAACGGCGAGCCAGGACAGCCGGAAGGGTCCTGCCCCGACTGCGACACCCGGTTCTCCTTCGTACCGAAACTTCGGCCGGGGGAACTGGTCGGTGGCCAGTACGAGGTGCTCGGTGCGCTCGCCTACGGCGGGCTCGGCTGGATCTACCTCGCCCGCGACCACAACGTGAGCAGCAGGTGGGTGGTCCTCAAAGGACTCATCAACACCGGCGACACCACCGCGATGGCTGCCGCCGTCAACGAGACACGGTTCCTCGCCGAGGTCGAGCACCCCAACATCGTCAAGATCTACAACTTCGTCCAGCACCCGGACCCCGACACCGGCAACGCCGTCGGTTACATCGTGATGGAGTACGTGGGTGGGCAGTCGCTGCGGCAGCTCGCACTGGCTCATCACAGGGAGACCGGCAGGGCCGAGCCGCTGCCGATCGGGCAGGTGATCGCGTACGGGCTCGAGATCCTGCCCGCGCTCGGCTACCTGCACAGCCAGAACCTGCTGTACTGCGATCTCAAGCCCGACAACGTCATCCAGACGCACGAGCAGCTGAAACTGATCGACCTCGGCGCGGTTCGGCGGATGGACGACTACTCCAGCCCGCTGTTCTTCACCTCCGGCTACAGCGCCCCCGAACTGCCGACCCGTGGCGCCTCGGTGGCATCGGACCTGTTCACCGTCGGCCGCACGCTCGCGGTGCTCAGTTTCGAGTTCAGCGGCTACACCACCAAGTACAAGACCACGCTGCCACCGGCCGACGACGTGCCGCTGTTCAAGCTGTTCGGCTCCTACTACCGCTTTCTGCGCAGGGCGACGCACGCCGACCCTGACCGGCGCTTCCTTTCCGCGGAGGACATGGCCGACCAGCTCACCGGTGTGCTGCGCGAGATCATGGCGCTCGGCACCGGCAAGCCAAGGCCCGGACCCTCCACCGTGTTCGGGCCGGAGACCAACACCTTCGGCGTGGACCTGGCCGTTCCTCCGCCCGGTGAGCCCGTGCCATTGCCCGACCCGCACGAGGTGGTCACCGGCCTGCCGATTCCGCAGGTCTACACCGACGACCCGGGTGCGGGTGTGCTCGCGAGTACGCTGTCGGTCGACCCGAAGACCGCGATCGAGGCACTCGCCAACGCGCCGAGGGAATCGATCGAGGTGCGGCTGCGCATCGTGCGCGCACGCATCGATCTCGGTGAGTTGGCCGAGGCCAACCGGCAGTTGCAGGCCGCGCAGTACCTGGCGATCAAGACCGGCTACCCGCACGACTGGCGCATCGACTGGTACCGGGGATTGATCGAACTCGCGGGTGGTCGACCTCGGGTGGCGCACGTGGCGTTCGACGCGGTCTACGACGAGCTGCCAGGGGAGATCGCACCGAAGCTGGCGCTGGCCATCAGCGCCGAGGCGGTCGGCGACTACTTCAACGCCTCCCGGCTCTACGAGCTGGTCTGGCGCACCGACAGGTCCTACGTCAGTGCCGCTTTCGGACTGGCGAGGGTGTATCTGGCGCAGGGTGCCAGGGCGGGCGCCATCGAGGTGCTGGAGTCGGTGCCCGCTTCGTCCACTCACCATGTGGCCGCGCAGGTCGCCGCCATCAAGATCAAGACGCAGGTGAGTGGAAGCAGCGATCAGGCGATGATCGAACGCGACCTGCTGGACGCCGCAGGCAGGCTGGAGCGGCTGGCACTGGACGCCGAGCGCAGGACCTGGCTCGCGGCCGAGGTGCTGGAGGCGGCCTTCGCCTGGTTGACCTCGGGGCGGGTGGCCCCCAGGCAGGGTTCCAGGATCCTCGGCTGGGAGCTGTCGGAGCGCGAGCTGCGGTTCGGGCTGGAACGTTGTTACCGGGCGCTCGCCAGGCTGGCCACGCGCACGGAGCAGCGGATCGAACTCGTCGACAAGGCCAACGCGATTCGGCCGCGCACGTTGACCTGA
- a CDS encoding glutamate ABC transporter substrate-binding protein produces MRTARPLLSLLSLLAVLLAGCASPGAPVDPAPIGTPQRPMPPNAVIGADVEGGGSGDSDCDPAASLSPNGAISAGSTMAEIKQRGYLKAGVDQNTFLFGFRDPTTGRLEGFDIDIAKEIARAIFDDPDAIQFRAISSAQRDTALVNGDVDIVVRTYSITCQRLQKVGFSTVYYVAGQRVLVKQNSKVAGIGDLAGKRVCATKESTSLENIANSEPKPVPVSVDDWSDCLVMLQQGQVDAVSTDDTILAGMAEQDPTTKIVGDRFTEELYGVGVPKENEDMVRFVNAVLEDIRGGAWQSSYDNWLRDRLGPASPPAPRYR; encoded by the coding sequence ATGAGAACCGCGAGACCGCTGCTGTCGCTGCTGTCACTACTGGCCGTACTGCTCGCGGGTTGCGCCTCACCGGGCGCCCCGGTGGACCCGGCACCCATCGGCACACCGCAGCGTCCGATGCCACCCAACGCCGTGATCGGGGCCGACGTCGAGGGCGGTGGCTCCGGTGACAGTGATTGCGACCCCGCGGCCAGTCTCAGTCCCAACGGCGCGATCTCGGCCGGTTCCACGATGGCCGAGATCAAGCAGCGCGGTTACCTCAAGGCGGGCGTGGACCAGAACACCTTCCTGTTCGGGTTCCGCGATCCCACCACGGGGCGGCTGGAAGGCTTCGACATCGACATCGCCAAGGAGATCGCCCGCGCCATTTTCGACGATCCGGACGCCATCCAGTTCCGGGCCATCAGTTCGGCGCAGCGGGATACCGCACTGGTGAACGGCGACGTCGACATCGTCGTTCGCACCTACTCGATCACCTGCCAGCGCCTGCAGAAGGTCGGTTTCTCCACGGTGTACTACGTGGCGGGGCAGCGGGTGCTGGTGAAGCAGAACTCGAAGGTAGCCGGAATCGGCGACCTCGCAGGCAAGCGGGTGTGCGCCACCAAGGAGTCCACCTCGTTGGAGAACATCGCGAACTCCGAGCCGAAACCGGTCCCGGTCTCGGTCGACGACTGGTCCGACTGTCTGGTGATGCTCCAGCAAGGTCAGGTGGACGCCGTGTCGACCGACGACACGATCCTCGCCGGGATGGCCGAGCAGGACCCGACAACCAAGATCGTCGGGGACCGGTTCACCGAAGAGCTCTACGGCGTCGGCGTTCCCAAGGAGAATGAGGACATGGTGCGCTTCGTCAACGCCGTTCTGGAAGACATCAGGGGCGGCGCCTGGCAGAGCAGCTACGACAACTGGCTGCGCGATCGGCTCGGCCCGGCGTCCCCGCCCGCACCCAGGTATCGGTGA
- a CDS encoding helix-turn-helix domain-containing protein, producing the protein MRQQHLEAAVPVGADPRRYARVLAKVHEATLSGARPPTAPRPVIGESWRRMRRLGLDPERGADSEPLPAGDVEARRRESGLAEALPILRRGLTSVAEEAAHIMVVVDADGRVLWRDGSAAVRLRADRLGFTEGASWQENSVGTNAIGTALVARRPMQVYSAEHYVRTHHEWTCAAAPLHDPRDGRLLGVVDLSGPAATVHPSTLALVAAVAGLAEAQLRNAHLADLERLRARALPTLSSVSGKAMVVDQHGWVAAVSGLAGLDRVALPSDCRAGRVWLPAIGTCLLEPVPGGWLLRLTAAADRNGADSLATSVVVDVRDPRACTLTVTGPAGHWSQPLSPRHAELLYLLAKHREGRSAAQLATDLFGDSGRTGTVRAEVSRLRRQLGAILARTPYRFADGTDVSLCEPDAPDLLFPHSTAPAIRGG; encoded by the coding sequence GTGCGCCAGCAGCACCTCGAGGCAGCGGTGCCGGTCGGGGCGGACCCCCGGCGATACGCGCGTGTCCTGGCGAAGGTGCACGAAGCCACGCTGTCCGGCGCTCGCCCGCCGACCGCGCCGAGGCCCGTCATCGGGGAGTCCTGGCGACGCATGCGGCGGCTGGGGCTCGACCCAGAGCGCGGTGCGGACAGCGAGCCACTGCCCGCGGGTGACGTGGAGGCCAGGCGCAGGGAAAGCGGCCTTGCCGAGGCACTGCCGATCCTGCGGCGCGGACTGACCAGTGTGGCCGAGGAGGCCGCGCACATCATGGTGGTGGTCGACGCGGACGGTCGGGTGCTGTGGCGGGACGGAAGCGCGGCGGTGCGGCTGAGGGCCGACCGGCTCGGCTTCACCGAAGGCGCCTCCTGGCAGGAGAACAGCGTCGGCACCAATGCCATCGGCACCGCGCTCGTCGCCCGCCGCCCGATGCAGGTGTACTCCGCCGAGCACTACGTGCGCACACATCACGAGTGGACCTGCGCGGCCGCGCCGCTGCACGACCCACGTGACGGCAGGTTGCTCGGTGTCGTGGACCTGTCCGGTCCCGCGGCCACCGTGCACCCGAGCACGCTCGCGCTCGTCGCCGCCGTCGCAGGACTGGCCGAGGCGCAACTGCGCAACGCCCACCTGGCCGACCTGGAGCGGTTGCGCGCCCGTGCGCTTCCCACGTTGTCGTCCGTGTCCGGCAAGGCGATGGTCGTCGACCAGCACGGTTGGGTGGCCGCGGTTTCCGGGCTGGCAGGCCTGGACCGCGTCGCCTTGCCATCGGACTGCCGCGCGGGCCGGGTTTGGCTGCCCGCCATCGGCACGTGCCTGCTGGAGCCGGTTCCCGGCGGCTGGCTGCTGCGTCTTACCGCCGCGGCTGACCGAAACGGTGCCGATTCTCTCGCCACGAGCGTGGTCGTGGACGTCCGCGATCCCCGTGCCTGCACCCTGACGGTCACCGGGCCCGCAGGCCACTGGTCGCAGCCGCTCAGCCCGAGGCACGCCGAACTGCTCTACCTGCTTGCCAAGCACCGGGAGGGCAGGTCGGCGGCCCAGCTGGCGACGGATCTGTTCGGCGACTCCGGCAGAACCGGCACCGTAAGGGCCGAGGTGTCGCGGCTACGCAGACAGCTGGGCGCGATCCTGGCCCGCACGCCGTACCGGTTCGCCGACGGGACCGACGTCTCACTGTGCGAACCGGACGCACCAGACCTGCTGTTCCCGCACTCCACCGCACCGGCCATCCGAGGCGGCTGA
- a CDS encoding acetoin dehydrogenase dihydrolipoyllysine-residue acetyltransferase subunit: protein MSESIEKVAMPKWGLSMSTGRITEWLVSEGDQIAKGDDLADIDTDKIAGTLEATNSGVLRRIVAHPGEDVPVGGTIALVAPSEVPEADIEAAATLARQELDSGAVQEVTGPTTAAVEVDGRTLAYAALGEADDGLGEPVVLVHGYGGDKNSWLFVQEPLALRRPVYALDLPGHGESSKDVGDGSLDTLAGAVLGFLSELGVARAHLVGHSLGGAVVTAAAAARQEAVASLTLVAPAGFGARINAGYLRGFATASSRRELKPHLGALFAEPSQVTRKLADDLLRYKRLDGVGRALETLLGTLLDGDAQGIDAAPLLSRVQAPVATVWGREDAVLPVSNAAGLAEVTVVGGAGHLVHLERPGEVVAVIERLLA from the coding sequence ATGAGCGAGTCCATCGAGAAGGTCGCCATGCCGAAGTGGGGCCTTTCCATGTCCACGGGCAGGATCACCGAATGGCTGGTGTCCGAGGGCGACCAGATCGCGAAGGGTGACGACCTCGCCGACATCGACACCGACAAGATCGCGGGCACCCTTGAGGCGACCAACTCGGGAGTGTTGCGCAGGATCGTCGCGCACCCCGGCGAGGACGTCCCGGTCGGTGGCACGATCGCGCTTGTCGCGCCGAGCGAGGTTCCCGAGGCCGACATCGAAGCAGCCGCGACGCTGGCAAGGCAGGAACTCGACAGCGGCGCGGTGCAGGAGGTGACCGGACCGACCACGGCGGCGGTCGAGGTGGACGGCCGCACCCTTGCCTACGCCGCGCTGGGTGAGGCCGACGACGGCCTCGGCGAGCCGGTGGTGCTGGTACACGGCTACGGCGGCGACAAGAACTCCTGGCTGTTCGTGCAGGAACCGCTGGCGCTGCGCAGGCCGGTGTACGCACTCGACCTGCCGGGACACGGGGAGTCGAGCAAGGACGTCGGTGACGGGTCGCTGGACACTCTTGCGGGCGCGGTGCTCGGTTTCCTCTCCGAACTCGGGGTGGCGCGGGCGCACCTGGTGGGGCATTCGCTCGGTGGCGCGGTCGTGACCGCCGCTGCCGCCGCGAGGCAGGAGGCGGTGGCCTCGCTGACGCTCGTCGCGCCCGCCGGATTCGGTGCCCGGATCAACGCGGGATACCTGCGCGGTTTCGCCACCGCCTCGTCACGAAGGGAGCTCAAGCCGCACCTGGGAGCGCTTTTCGCCGAGCCGAGCCAGGTGACCAGGAAACTCGCCGACGACCTGCTCAGGTACAAGCGCCTCGACGGGGTCGGCAGGGCGCTGGAGACGCTGCTGGGCACTCTGCTGGACGGCGATGCGCAAGGCATCGACGCTGCTCCGCTGCTGTCGCGGGTGCAGGCTCCGGTCGCGACGGTGTGGGGACGCGAGGACGCGGTGTTGCCGGTGTCGAACGCGGCCGGGCTCGCCGAGGTCACCGTGGTGGGGGGCGCGGGACACCTGGTGCACCTGGAGCGGCCCGGTGAGGTCGTGGCCGTGATCGAGCGGCTGCTTGCTTAG
- a CDS encoding alpha-ketoacid dehydrogenase subunit beta, whose product MARTISYREAISEALAQEMERDPSVVVLGEDNAGGAGSPGEDDAWGGVLGVTKGLYHRFPGRVLDTPISESAFIGAAVGAATRGLRPVAELMFIDFMGVCFDQIFNQAAKFRYMFGGKAQTPVVIRTMYGAGLRAAAQHSQALYSIFTHIPGLKVAVPASPYEAKGLLIQSIRDNDPVIFCEHKAMYDTTGEVPQDSYTIPFGEANVVREGDDVTIVAIGRMVSVAEEAAGQLAASGIEADIIDPRTTSPLDAETILESVESTGRLVVVDEATPRCNLATDISALVAKEGFGSLRAPIELVTAPHTPVPFSDALEDLYIPDAQRVVGAVKTVLDWKR is encoded by the coding sequence ATGGCACGCACGATCAGCTATCGCGAGGCGATCAGCGAGGCGCTGGCACAGGAGATGGAACGCGACCCTTCCGTGGTGGTGCTGGGCGAGGACAACGCCGGCGGTGCGGGCAGTCCCGGCGAGGACGACGCGTGGGGCGGTGTTCTCGGTGTCACCAAGGGCCTCTACCACCGCTTCCCCGGCAGGGTGCTGGACACACCGATCTCGGAGTCGGCCTTCATCGGGGCCGCCGTCGGGGCGGCGACGCGGGGGCTGCGCCCCGTGGCCGAACTGATGTTCATCGACTTCATGGGCGTGTGTTTCGACCAGATCTTCAACCAGGCAGCCAAGTTTCGCTACATGTTCGGCGGCAAGGCACAGACCCCGGTCGTGATCCGCACGATGTACGGGGCTGGGCTGCGGGCGGCCGCCCAGCACTCCCAGGCGCTGTACTCGATCTTCACCCACATTCCCGGGCTCAAGGTCGCCGTACCGGCGAGCCCCTACGAGGCCAAGGGGCTGCTCATCCAGTCCATTCGCGACAACGACCCGGTGATCTTCTGCGAGCACAAGGCCATGTACGACACCACGGGCGAGGTACCGCAGGACAGCTACACGATTCCGTTCGGCGAGGCGAACGTGGTGCGCGAGGGTGACGACGTCACCATCGTCGCCATCGGCCGCATGGTGTCGGTCGCTGAGGAGGCCGCGGGGCAGCTGGCGGCCTCGGGTATCGAGGCCGACATCATCGACCCGCGCACGACGAGCCCGCTCGACGCGGAAACCATCCTGGAAAGCGTGGAGAGCACAGGACGGCTCGTTGTCGTGGACGAGGCCACGCCGCGCTGCAACCTCGCCACGGACATCTCCGCGCTGGTGGCCAAGGAAGGGTTCGGTTCGCTGCGCGCACCGATCGAGCTGGTCACAGCGCCGCACACGCCCGTTCCCTTCTCCGACGCGCTCGAAGACCTCTACATCCCGGACGCGCAGCGGGTCGTGGGCGCGGTGAAGACCGTGCTGGACTGGAAGCGGTGA
- a CDS encoding thiamine pyrophosphate-dependent dehydrogenase E1 component subunit alpha: protein MTDTLSTAATPELDENALLAAYRTMRTIRAFEERLHEEFATGEIPGFVHLYAGEEASATGVCSHLDERDSIASTHRGHGHCIAKGVDVLAMMAEIYGRSTGSCHGKGGSMHIADLAKGMLGANGIVGGGPPLICGAALAAKQQRSGGVGVAFFGDGASNQGTTLEALNLASVWELPAIFVAENNGYAEATASTWSVAADNIADRAAGFGMPGVIVDGFDFFAVYEAAGEAISRAREGGGPTLLEIKFTRYFGHFEGDQQSYRASEVAEARAKLDCLKRFRARVAETGQLEPARLNAVDAEVSALIDTAVREAKAAPKPTAADLETDVYVSY from the coding sequence ATGACGGATACCTTGTCCACGGCGGCGACGCCGGAACTCGATGAGAACGCGCTGCTCGCGGCGTACCGAACGATGCGCACCATTCGCGCGTTCGAGGAACGGCTGCACGAGGAGTTCGCCACCGGCGAGATTCCCGGTTTCGTGCACCTCTACGCGGGGGAGGAAGCCTCCGCCACCGGAGTGTGTTCCCACCTCGACGAGCGCGACTCCATCGCCAGTACACACCGAGGGCATGGGCATTGCATCGCCAAGGGCGTCGACGTCTTGGCGATGATGGCCGAGATCTACGGGCGCAGCACCGGGTCGTGCCACGGCAAGGGCGGCTCGATGCACATCGCGGACCTGGCCAAGGGCATGCTCGGCGCCAACGGCATCGTCGGCGGCGGCCCACCGCTGATCTGCGGTGCCGCGCTGGCCGCGAAGCAGCAGCGCAGCGGCGGTGTCGGTGTCGCCTTCTTCGGCGACGGCGCCAGCAACCAGGGCACGACGCTGGAGGCGTTGAACCTCGCCTCGGTGTGGGAGTTGCCCGCGATCTTCGTCGCAGAGAACAACGGTTACGCCGAGGCGACGGCCAGCACCTGGTCGGTCGCCGCCGACAACATCGCCGACCGGGCCGCCGGATTCGGGATGCCCGGCGTGATCGTGGACGGTTTCGACTTCTTCGCCGTTTACGAGGCGGCAGGTGAGGCGATCTCGAGGGCACGCGAGGGCGGCGGGCCGACGCTGCTGGAGATCAAGTTCACCCGCTACTTCGGACACTTCGAGGGCGATCAGCAAAGCTACCGCGCGAGCGAGGTGGCCGAGGCAAGGGCGAAGTTGGACTGTCTCAAGCGTTTCCGCGCCCGCGTCGCCGAGACCGGACAGCTGGAACCGGCGCGGCTGAACGCGGTCGACGCGGAGGTGTCCGCGTTGATCGACACCGCGGTGCGGGAAGCGAAGGCCGCGCCCAAGCCGACGGCTGCCGATCTGGAGACCGACGTCTACGTCTCGTACTGA
- a CDS encoding ATP-NAD kinase family protein, with product MGGTGTTVGIVANPASGRDIRRLVAQASVFPTAEKANMVRRLLTALAAVGVERALLSTDLGGISAALLRATRTRRPAREGPWPKVQFCADDPITATAEDTTNAVRRMVAEGAGVIACLGGDGTARVAAAACGQVPLLALSTGTNNAFPQLCEATVAGLAAGLVATGAVAAEAGTRQANALEVTCGGRTELALVDVCLSDSAHVGSRALWNPEGLQRLYCVFAEPDAIGLSSVAGQLCPSPRDTPDGVMLWLAPPARARWVVRAPIAPGLVVPVGVREWRPFRQGEQVEIGARGGVLAIDGEREIELRRGTSARIRLRQDGPRCVDVSAVLTEASRQGLQCIEQSKGSVKDDGYLVHGGDAGTR from the coding sequence GTGGGCGGGACCGGGACCACGGTCGGCATCGTGGCCAACCCCGCTTCGGGCCGCGACATCCGGCGCCTGGTGGCGCAGGCTTCGGTGTTCCCGACCGCCGAAAAGGCCAACATGGTGCGGCGGCTGCTCACGGCTTTGGCGGCTGTCGGCGTCGAGAGGGCGCTGCTGTCCACCGATCTCGGTGGGATCTCCGCGGCCCTGCTGCGAGCCACCCGCACCAGGCGGCCCGCCAGAGAAGGCCCGTGGCCGAAGGTGCAGTTCTGTGCGGACGACCCGATCACCGCAACGGCCGAGGACACCACGAACGCCGTGCGCAGGATGGTCGCCGAGGGTGCGGGTGTCATAGCCTGCCTCGGCGGCGACGGCACCGCCCGTGTCGCGGCCGCGGCGTGCGGGCAGGTGCCTCTGCTGGCCCTTTCCACCGGCACGAACAACGCCTTTCCGCAGCTTTGCGAGGCTACGGTGGCCGGCTTGGCCGCCGGGCTGGTGGCGACCGGTGCCGTGGCGGCCGAGGCAGGCACCAGGCAGGCCAACGCGCTCGAAGTGACCTGCGGCGGGAGGACGGAACTCGCGCTCGTGGACGTGTGCCTGTCGGACTCCGCGCACGTCGGTTCGCGAGCGCTGTGGAATCCGGAGGGCCTGCAGCGCCTGTACTGCGTGTTCGCCGAGCCCGATGCCATTGGACTCTCCAGTGTCGCGGGCCAACTGTGCCCGAGCCCGCGCGATACCCCCGACGGCGTGATGCTGTGGCTGGCGCCGCCTGCGCGGGCCAGGTGGGTCGTGCGGGCGCCGATCGCTCCCGGCCTCGTCGTGCCCGTCGGTGTGCGCGAGTGGCGGCCGTTTCGGCAGGGAGAGCAGGTCGAGATCGGTGCACGCGGCGGGGTGCTCGCCATCGACGGGGAGCGAGAGATCGAACTGCGCCGGGGGACGAGCGCGCGGATTCGACTGCGGCAGGACGGTCCGCGTTGCGTCGACGTGTCCGCCGTACTGACCGAGGCGAGTCGCCAAGGCCTGCAATGTATCGAGCAATCGAAAGGGAGCGTCAAGGATGACGGATACCTTGTCCACGGCGGCGACGCCGGAACTCGATGA